A single window of Coffea eugenioides isolate CCC68of chromosome 7, Ceug_1.0, whole genome shotgun sequence DNA harbors:
- the LOC113778241 gene encoding E3 ubiquitin-protein ligase CHFR isoform X2, producing the protein MERGECSTPVSNPSDNGDDIWAKLVPSNSQCSDIGLTSTETLICSEINISSSAKSEWCKIIRNMDLASATIQNKSENEIIVDEMVVSGEETAVIRCGSEIIPCSDSEGKGLLSYRFKVMPTSEPFKRDLKIFLDPEHAKCCICLNVWHDVVTVAPCLHNFCNGCFSEWLRRSQKKHSNVLCPQCRAVVQFVGRNHFLHSIEEDVLKADDSLKRSVEEIAVLDSYASIKSPLVLNAGKKNRRKRPRSPPEDFPREADSDLELPCPQCGTEFAGFRCNQSTVHLQCHSCGGMMPSRTSAVPQHCLGCDRAFCGAYWNAQGVTRSDSHPMCSSETFKPIIERTTTRLPFWVHEKNRHEQDITESCIRQMGRSLQDVISEWLTKMNNREIDRTRMPLNHAEMITAQAHTCVDCYDKLVSFLLYWFRITMPKHFLSPEASQREDCWYGYACRTQHHNEEHARKRNHVCRPTRGSHR; encoded by the exons ATGGAAAGAGGAGAATGTTCTACTCCTGTGTCCAACCCCTCCGACAATGGTGATGATATCTGGGCCAAACTTG tACCTTCAAATTCGCAGTGCTCGGACATTGGATTGACGTCAACTGAGACACTAATATGCTCTGAGATCAACATCTCATCGTCTGCAAAGTCTGAGTGGTGTAAAATTATAAGAAATATGGATCTGGCTTCTGCCACAATACAGAACAAGAG TGAAAACGAAATCATTGTGGATGAGATGGTTGTTTCTGGTGAAGAAACTGCGGTTATCAGATGTGGCAGTGAGATTATCCCCTGTTCTGATAGTGAAGGAAAAG GGCTTTTGAGTTATAGATTTAAAGTAATGCCTACCTCCGAACCATTCAAGAGAGACCTGAAG ATTTTCCTGGATCCTGAGCATGCAAAGTGCTGCATTTGTCTTAATGTTTGGCATGATGTTGTGACAGTTGCGCCCTGCCTTCACAACTTCTG CAATGGATGTTTCTCAGAGTGGCTAAGAAGGTCCCAAAAGAAACATTCAAATGTTTTATGCCCTCAATGTAGAGCAGTTGTACAATTTGTCGGAAGGAATCATTTTCTACACAGTATTGAGGAG GATGTATTAAAAGCAGATGATTCGCTGAAGCGGTCAGTTGAAGAAATTGCTGTCTTAGATTCATATGCATCAATTAAGTCCCCTCTG GTCTTGAATGCTGGGAAAAAAAATCGTCGGAAGAGACCGCGTTCTCCACCAGAAGATTTTCCTCGAGAAGCTGATAGCGATTTGGAGCTTCCATGCCCTCAGTGTG GCACTGAATTTGCTGGGTTTCGGTGCAACCAAAGCACAGTTCACCTTCAATGTCATTCATGTGGTGGAATGATGCCTTCCAGAACGAGTGCTGTCCCACAACACT GTTTGGGATGTGATAGAGCATTTTGTGGTGCTTACTGGAATGCTCAGGGTGTTACTAGGAGTGATTCTCATCCAATGTGCAGTTCTGAGACTTTCAAACCA ATCATTGAACGTACAACCACTAGATTGCCATTTTGGGTACATGAGAAAAACCGGCATGAGCAAGAT ATAACGGAGAGTTGTATCAGGCAGATGGGAAGATCATTACAGGACGTGATCTCTGAGTGGCTGACAAAGATGAACAACCGAGAAATAG ATCGAACAAGGATGCCGCTAAATCATGCTGAGATGATTACTGCTCAGGCGCATACTTGCGT TGATTGCTATGACAAATTAGTCTCATTCCTGCTGTACTGGTTTCGGATCACAATGCCAAAACAT TTTCTATCCCCAGAAGCTTCTCAAAGGGAGGACTGCTGGTACGGCTATGCATGTAGGACGCAGCATCACAATGAAGAGCACGCTCGCAAGAGAAATCATGTCTGCCGTCCAACAAGGGGCAGTCACAGATGA
- the LOC113778241 gene encoding E3 ubiquitin-protein ligase CHFR isoform X1, which yields MVMISGPNLVSPLFFSLSLLEFCQFCVPSNSQCSDIGLTSTETLICSEINISSSAKSEWCKIIRNMDLASATIQNKSENEIIVDEMVVSGEETAVIRCGSEIIPCSDSEGKGLLSYRFKVMPTSEPFKRDLKIFLDPEHAKCCICLNVWHDVVTVAPCLHNFCNGCFSEWLRRSQKKHSNVLCPQCRAVVQFVGRNHFLHSIEEDVLKADDSLKRSVEEIAVLDSYASIKSPLVLNAGKKNRRKRPRSPPEDFPREADSDLELPCPQCGTEFAGFRCNQSTVHLQCHSCGGMMPSRTSAVPQHCLGCDRAFCGAYWNAQGVTRSDSHPMCSSETFKPIIERTTTRLPFWVHEKNRHEQDITESCIRQMGRSLQDVISEWLTKMNNREIDRTRMPLNHAEMITAQAHTCVDCYDKLVSFLLYWFRITMPKHFLSPEASQREDCWYGYACRTQHHNEEHARKRNHVCRPTRGSHR from the exons ATGGTGATGATATCTGGGCCAAACTTGGTTAGCCccttgttcttttctctctctctcttggaaTTCTGCCAATTCTGCG tACCTTCAAATTCGCAGTGCTCGGACATTGGATTGACGTCAACTGAGACACTAATATGCTCTGAGATCAACATCTCATCGTCTGCAAAGTCTGAGTGGTGTAAAATTATAAGAAATATGGATCTGGCTTCTGCCACAATACAGAACAAGAG TGAAAACGAAATCATTGTGGATGAGATGGTTGTTTCTGGTGAAGAAACTGCGGTTATCAGATGTGGCAGTGAGATTATCCCCTGTTCTGATAGTGAAGGAAAAG GGCTTTTGAGTTATAGATTTAAAGTAATGCCTACCTCCGAACCATTCAAGAGAGACCTGAAG ATTTTCCTGGATCCTGAGCATGCAAAGTGCTGCATTTGTCTTAATGTTTGGCATGATGTTGTGACAGTTGCGCCCTGCCTTCACAACTTCTG CAATGGATGTTTCTCAGAGTGGCTAAGAAGGTCCCAAAAGAAACATTCAAATGTTTTATGCCCTCAATGTAGAGCAGTTGTACAATTTGTCGGAAGGAATCATTTTCTACACAGTATTGAGGAG GATGTATTAAAAGCAGATGATTCGCTGAAGCGGTCAGTTGAAGAAATTGCTGTCTTAGATTCATATGCATCAATTAAGTCCCCTCTG GTCTTGAATGCTGGGAAAAAAAATCGTCGGAAGAGACCGCGTTCTCCACCAGAAGATTTTCCTCGAGAAGCTGATAGCGATTTGGAGCTTCCATGCCCTCAGTGTG GCACTGAATTTGCTGGGTTTCGGTGCAACCAAAGCACAGTTCACCTTCAATGTCATTCATGTGGTGGAATGATGCCTTCCAGAACGAGTGCTGTCCCACAACACT GTTTGGGATGTGATAGAGCATTTTGTGGTGCTTACTGGAATGCTCAGGGTGTTACTAGGAGTGATTCTCATCCAATGTGCAGTTCTGAGACTTTCAAACCA ATCATTGAACGTACAACCACTAGATTGCCATTTTGGGTACATGAGAAAAACCGGCATGAGCAAGAT ATAACGGAGAGTTGTATCAGGCAGATGGGAAGATCATTACAGGACGTGATCTCTGAGTGGCTGACAAAGATGAACAACCGAGAAATAG ATCGAACAAGGATGCCGCTAAATCATGCTGAGATGATTACTGCTCAGGCGCATACTTGCGT TGATTGCTATGACAAATTAGTCTCATTCCTGCTGTACTGGTTTCGGATCACAATGCCAAAACAT TTTCTATCCCCAGAAGCTTCTCAAAGGGAGGACTGCTGGTACGGCTATGCATGTAGGACGCAGCATCACAATGAAGAGCACGCTCGCAAGAGAAATCATGTCTGCCGTCCAACAAGGGGCAGTCACAGATGA
- the LOC113777774 gene encoding 50S ribosomal protein L21, chloroplastic, with amino-acid sequence MATLSLCASSLAAKSAAAAAQPLSSTTPSMPISQSKTVAFLCHPLSSLRLTTPCSKRGTQSSSFVPKYSETEAAAPSLTEPPETEIVESPVQQQPKKEEVFAVVMIGSRQYIVIPGRYIYTQRLKGAKENDKIILNKVLLVGTKTSTYIGKPVVPNAAVHAVVEEQLLDKKVIVFKYKRKKNYRRNIGHRQPITRIRIMGITGYEDSPAVTLS; translated from the exons ATGGCGACTCTTTCCCTTTGTGCTTCGTCTCTTGCAGCAAaatcagcagcagcagcagctcaGCCACTATCCTCAACAACCCCGTCAATGCCCATTTCTCAGTCCAAAACTGTTGCTTTCCTCTGTCACCCTCTATCTTCCCTCAGACTCACCACACCTTGTTCTAAAAGGGGCACCCAATCCTCTTCCTTTGTTCCCAAATACTCCGAGACTGAGGCAGCAGCACCTTCCTTAACTGAACCACCTGAAACTGAAATTGTTGAAAGCCCAGTTCAGCAACAACCCAAAAAGGAAGAAGTGTTTGCCGTTGTTATG ATTGGATCACGGCAATACATTGTTATCCCTGGCCGATATATCTATACTCAAAGGCTTAAAGGTGCAAAAGAGAATGACAAA ataaTTCTAAATAAAGTTTTGCTGGTTGGAACTAAAACAAGCACTTACATAGGAAAACCAGTGGTGCCTAATGCAGCAGTTCATGCTGTTGTGGAAGAGCAG CTACTGGATAAGAAGGTCATTGTCTTCAAGtacaagaggaagaagaattaCCGCAGGAATATTGGTCACCGACAG CCAATTACACGGATAAGGATAATGGGCATCACTGGTTATGAGGACTCACCAGCAGTAACACTTTCATAG